CTCAAACTGCAGAATCTTAATACAGAGTGGATTCGGTAATTCGAATGGAACTGCATTCGAATGAGCCAAACCAATTTCGCTCATTagaacgactgacagctgtcaaaagcttgaaaccacGTGTTCGGAAATTGACGAACAATGGGGTTGAGActtcaacatcagtttgacaactggttttgaAGGTTGAGTGCTGCGCTCGAATTAGCGGATTATTACGGATTTTGTTTATTGCTCTAATTGATGTAAACTAGAGAGAAAGCCCAACAATTATCATTAAATTGTCtggcagaaaaattaaaaaaaaccaaaacttttaaaattgaaacataaatttagaaatttaaaatttaaatttaaaaaagcaaacaaacatacaatttaaaaaaaaacaaaaatatattcaaaataatcaaaaaaatttatcaaacaacTAAAagactcaaaaatttaaaaattcagaagttaaaaataaaaaaaaatgcaaaaattcaaaattgggtactaaagccctgtgtaaatttttatgtacaacggtaaaaaacacgattaaaaaccatttctgaccactttttttcattttaatgcaaaattttttttgacaagacaacattttttcgatggatcaactatggtccccttggaacgagctgtcaagtaggagcttttctgtcaagaaggaccgcgaggttaatttttcaaaattgatttaaaaatccattttaaactctttgtggtcgtacaaagggtcattgtactcagtaaaataagctttatcgctgtaaacaataatatcagcaatctaagcttcattttaggacccaatttggaaataaatgaattgaaaatgaaatgaaaacttaatatatgactaaaaaaagtcaaattttttgGTAGCATTTTAGAACTCAACAATTTAAGAATCTAGGAATgtaaaaattaggaattaaaaaatttgaaattataagattttaagagtttttaaattgttaaattttattccAGAATAAGAGTTagagatttagatttttttttaatatagttttttcgactttttcttttatttgttgttttttcagTTCTTAAGTTTTTGAGCtctctaattttttaattaagtatttgaaaatttaagaaattataaattttgaaaattaagataataagaatttaagaattggaggaattttaaattgtttaatgtAATTCCGGAATTAGAGTAagagttttaatttattttttcctttttgcagtttttttcaattcttaattttttgtgCTGTCAAATTTTTGACGTGCTACAAGCAAACCACTTTTGACCGCAagcgttgttttttttctagcgAACAATCTGTCAACCAATTTTTCCCTCTTCCTTCTCTCCACTAGCTCTCTTCTCTCGCTTCGCGCCAAAGTTTTGTTGAAGTCAgcttaaggctctggaaggcatcattcccgatcggccatttggcggccatgtttgttttagaaaaacattcaaatcttgattcagaatgtattaatcaaaaaatggttttctttgtgttgtttgtagaagcattttacatatcgtgattatttggaccctgaattcagaaccatcattgacagtcattgcccaaAGAGTGAAAAacaccttctacgaccttaaACTGACTCACGCTTTCAGCGAATCAATAGCGCGGTCCAAAATCCTTCTGAGcgcatacttttttgaaacgacGCAGATTACAAATTGAAGCATAGTCCTCGGCATAGTCGCAATATCGACGTGTGCGGAGAGAGAATTAGTTAAGCGAACCTGAAGGTAGATGGAGTTGGTGTTCGCTGGAGAATTTGCGGTCAGAATTATCTCAAAAATATCTATCGAAAAATTTGGTCctgaaatgaagcttagatttgtgatattattgtccacaaagataaagcttatttttctgagtccaACGACCGTTTGTACGACCCCAAAGGAtttaaaaaggatttttaaatcaattttgaaaaaaaatacctcgctgtccttcttgacagaaaagttcctacttgacagctcttttcaaggggaccatagttgatccatcgaaaaaatgttgtcttgtcaatatcgagaaattaaaagtgcaacatggagttaaactttctgttaagcttctgtgaagtttaccatgacagttgcgaaagtttaactccatgttaccggctcacatctctctttttaatttctcgatttttttgcattaaaatgaaaaaaagtgatcagaaatggcttttaatcgtgttttaaccgttgtatataaaaattggcatagggctttagtactcaATTCAAaatagagatgtgagccggtaacatggagttaaattttagcaactgtcatggtaaacttcacagaagcttgaCATAATTTACCGGCTTAcgtctctctttttaatttctcgataatctTTTAATTTTCCCGATACTTTTTCGCCGCACTTTGCCATTTCtatgtttttgatgtttttacgTCTTATACGTCCAAGCGCACGGCTCACATCCCCTTGCGAGCACTTTTGACAGCTTAATCGCACGAGCGGGTGCGTCACGCCATCGACGAACATCCCCCGTCCTGCAAACGAAAACAGCGCAGCGATTTGCTGACTGTCACTTTTTATCACTCGCCCAGTGCAGGCAGTGCAGTTTTTCTCCTCTGATCAATCGATTGTGCCATTTTAGTGATTAGATTTTCGTGATTTTGGTGATGAATCGTCGTAGCTTGTAGGTTTGAGATTGGAAATTGGTAGAAGATGGACGGCGACAGGTTGATGATGGCCGCGGGAGTGACCGCGGCCGTCGTCGTCGGTGCTTTCGTGTTTTGGGGCCCCTCTGGTCAGTGTGAAAAATCGATAATATCGAATCAGGGCCAACTGGGATGTGTGCTTTGTTTACGctaatgttttgcttttttgaaggtTCTTCGAGATTACGTCAACGAAGGGGTCAGATCGCCGGATTGCATAACTTTGGGAAGACCTGCTTCCTGAACACGCTGCTGCAGGCGTTGGCGGCGTGTCCGCAGTTGATTGCCTGGCTGCAGCTGCACAACGCAAAGGACAAGAAGAGCCTGGTCAGTTCGCTGCAGAATGTGCTGGAGGTGGTCAACGGGACGCATCCGACGCTGCGGGGCGATCCGTTTTCGCCGGGGGCGGTCATCCGGGCGTTGAATTCACTTGGGTGGGTCATTCCACCGGACGAGCACGATACGCACGAGCTGTTGCACGTTTTGCTGAACTCGCTCGAGGAGGAGGTGGCCAAACCGAAGAAGATCGGTTGCCTGTCGGACGCGCTTGGGGAGGACGAGCTGCAGGCCATGATGCCACCGGCGAGGCCTTCGAGCGCGATGTTGTCCGATTTCTGTAACGCCGAGTACGACGAGAGTACCAACTTGACGCGGTACGCAAGGTCCGAGGCGCACACGCCGGATTCTCCGCACTCGACGTGCACCGAAACGGAAGATTCGCTTGCGTTGAATGATAACTCGCTGTTGGATCTGGCGATTGGGTCGCCACCGTCGATTATTTCGACCTTTTCGGGCCGACCGAGTCGACCCCGGTCCATCATGGCCACCGAAGCGACAACCGGTTCGCAACAGCAAAACGGAACTCTCAACAAACGCTCGTCCGGTTCGTGTCGATCGCTGGAACGACTCACCCGTGGTCCGGGTCGCGTGTCCGTCTGGGGTGACCGCCAGCAGATCCAGGTCCCGCACCCCTTCCGGGGTGGCCTCAGCAGCCAGCTGTGCTGCTCCGGCTGCGGCTACAAATCCGTCGTCCGGTACGACAAATTCGACAGCATCACCCTGTCCCTGCCGGAGCTCAAAAACCCGGGCATTTCCCTCGGCAACCTGCTGACCGAATTCATCCAGCCGGAAACGCTGAACGGCGTCCAGTGCGAGTCCTGCAACGAAACGACGTCCCACACCAAAACCCTGACCTTCAGCAAACTCCCGCCCTGCCTGTGCATTCACATCGCGCGGACAACGTGGCTCCCCACCGGGCACGCCTACAAACGGCAGGACTTTGTCCACTTCCCCGAGACGCTGTCGATGGCTCCGTACAGCTTCGTGCAGCCCTCGCTGAACAGCGCCATGTCGACGCCGTGGGGCAGCACCATGTCGCTCTATTCCGCCAGCCTGGGTGCGGCCGCGTACGAAGGAATGGCCGGCGGCGGCGGAACGGAACAGGCCACGCCCGTCGGTTCCGTCGGCAGTGCGTTCAACTTTGGCTCGTACACGTTCGGCGCGATGTTCCCGAAGAATCTGTACCGGCTGCTGGCGGTGATTGTGCACTCGGGCGAGGCCAACAGCGGCCACTTTATCACGTACCGGCGGGGCGCGCTCCGGAATTCACACAAGTGAGTAGAAAAACGTTTCACTTTATCGTGCAATTCGTTAACATTCGTTTACGATTTTTCCACAGATGGTATTACACCTCGGACACGGTCGTCCGGGAGGTCACCATCGAGGAGGCCCTGTCGGCGCCGGCGTACATGCTGTTCTACGACCGGGGACCATCTTCCTCCAAGTACGCACAAGCCGGTGGAGTTGGTGGACCGGGTCCCTCCGGAATGGGACACTAGAGAACTCGTCGGGTGACTACAACATAGTGAGAATCAAAAAAGAGTTGAACTCGAACGGTAGAAATTCACGTTGGCGAAACATTTCCAAAGAGAAAGATTGTTAAGGATTTGAACGCGAGAGCATTTTTACGAGAAAACGTAGAGACGAACTTTCCCATCACCTCTTGTAATTGTGAAAcagtgaaaaatttaaaaacaggaaactaCAACGCGTATCGTTGCATGctagaacaaaaaaacaaaaaatctatttaaaaccTCAAACTCAACTGAAATAAtgatgatatttataaaattacgCGTCGTCGTGTGCATTTATTTTAAGACTTGCGTTAGACATACAAACTAAAGCACAACCACTATTTTGTCGGATCAACGAAGTAAAATGTTAAATTGCATGAAAACTTTGCAtggttaaaacatttttttttttactcccgATTTCTAGAGCAACGTCAAATTGATTAATTTGAACGATTTCAAACTTATTcctaaaaagttaaagataaaaTCAAGGAAGGgtggaagaaaacaaaaataataattgttatTGCTTAGAATTTGTTGATATtaactaaaaatagttttaacccAAGCAAAACGTGTTAACAAAAGCGATTTCCCTGcgagtttagtttagttttcgTTAAGCTTTTCACAGCATTCGTGTGGTATTTAGCATAAATCATAGTAAACCATTGTTACACATGATCATTGTTTTCACTAAGCAACCACTGATCCAGTTGACATTCTGGAGAATGTTACATTGGCGACGAggatgaaaaacagaaaatttcttggaaaatagtgaaaattttcagtgttttacAAGATCTTCAAAAGAAATTTTACCTGAAACATTTGGTGGTGTTGAAAGACATGGTGTTTGAAAGTACCATTTGGTAATTCGGTGAAAAATAGTTGTAATCTTTTTAATCGTTTCAAGCTAGTCCAAGCCAACTTTTAAAGCAAACCTGCTGAAATTGAAATCAAAAGAGGTGCTTCAATTCATACTAAAAAACAAGAGGTAATTGATTTCATGAAACGGCGAGACTCCGGTCTACCGGGGTTGAAACGATCAGTTCGTTTGACCTTGATTGTCGAGACTCCGGTCTGACAAGAAAATCGATGAGACTCCGGTCTGTCGGGACTGGAACGATCCAGTCGTTCAGTCTATTTTGTCGAGGCTCCGGCCTGGCAAGGAATCGGCAAGACTCCGGTCTGTCGGGATCGAAACGAATCCGTTCGTTTGGTCTATTTTGTCGAGACTCCGGTCTGGCAAAGGAAATCGGTAGGACTCCGGTCTACCGTGTCGGAACGATCCTGTCGTTCGACCTTATTGGTGAGACTCAGGTCTGCCAAAGTTACGGTAGGACTCCGGTCTGTCGGGATTGGAACGACCCTGTCGTTCAATCTAATTTGTCGAGACTGCGATCTAACAAAGGAAATCGGGGGAAATCCCCGAAATCACCGTGCCAGATCGATCCGTCGATTGGTCATATTGAGTCGTTAATAAATTAGACGTCGTTCGAACTCaactaaaaatatggtgtataCAGATCAAAATTCAGTTTAAATGAAGTTTCAGGAAAGGAAAATATTGATGTAAAAAGGCAGTAAGATTGAAATGATTGATAAAACATTCTAATCTATAGTTTCTTATTGTGTTCAGCATTTCAtagtaaaaaaagttattaatattatttattttagaaggaaagaagaaagaaacggAATCAAgcatagaaaaaaatagatgaaaaatGTTTACTCAAGCAACGCAATTGGTAACTTTGAGACAATGTTGTTTAACTGATTATGAATGATATGTTGAagaggataaaaaaaaaatgttcaagtaGGTatgtaaattatttcaaattaattttaaacaaggAAGAGATGTGGTATTTAGCATAAATCATAGTAAACCATTGTTACACATGATCATTGTTTTCACTAAGCAACCACTGATACAGTTGACATTCTGGAGAATGTTACAATTCGCAGCAAGACAACCTTTTCAACTCAACGCATTAATTGTGCATTTCAACTCTGAAGACAACAACCATTTGCAACCCAGAAACCAAACTCACATCCACAAACGGTCAAATGAAAACTTACGTGAAATCCTGTAGGTTAAATTAAATCTATGTCTACAGGCACAGCAACAACTAACAGTTTTAGGCTTAAGGGTCCCCCGTACCcgcaaaataaatgttattgatcaaaaattacaacaaagcTGAGAGTTATTTAACGATGACAGCTCCACTTAAAGCTAAGTAGGTACGGAGATCAGAAGGAACACGGCCAAGAAAAGTTGCGCATTCTTTTCGTGattcttaaattcctgaatGCTTAAATTGTTTGATTCTTCAATTTCAATATTCTTGAATTCCTAGATTCTTAgattattaaattctttaattcctaAGTTTCTGAATCCTCACATATTGAAATtgctaaattatttaatttgtaaattttccaattcttaaattcttagattctcaaaacattaagttcttaaatctttaattcttaaattccaaaattcttaaattcctgattttttaattttttaaacaaatcttcaaatcttatatccttaattttttattatattttaagcttctgtcttttgaatttctaattttttgaattgtagaatttttaaaatcttgaattcttaaaaccctaaattctcaaattccgaaattcttatattctcaaattcctaaattttgaaatttcaaggttcttaaattcttgtatttttaatttcttaattttttaaatactctgaTTCTGAACtcgtaaattttcaaattcttagattttttttttgcttttattccgaaattctcaaattcttaaatttctcaatttataaattttctaattcttaaattgct
This is a stretch of genomic DNA from Culex pipiens pallens isolate TS chromosome 1, TS_CPP_V2, whole genome shotgun sequence. It encodes these proteins:
- the LOC120431838 gene encoding ubiquitin carboxyl-terminal hydrolase 30 homolog, which translates into the protein MDGDRLMMAAGVTAAVVVGAFVFWGPSGSSRLRQRRGQIAGLHNFGKTCFLNTLLQALAACPQLIAWLQLHNAKDKKSLVSSLQNVLEVVNGTHPTLRGDPFSPGAVIRALNSLGWVIPPDEHDTHELLHVLLNSLEEEVAKPKKIGCLSDALGEDELQAMMPPARPSSAMLSDFCNAEYDESTNLTRYARSEAHTPDSPHSTCTETEDSLALNDNSLLDLAIGSPPSIISTFSGRPSRPRSIMATEATTGSQQQNGTLNKRSSGSCRSLERLTRGPGRVSVWGDRQQIQVPHPFRGGLSSQLCCSGCGYKSVVRYDKFDSITLSLPELKNPGISLGNLLTEFIQPETLNGVQCESCNETTSHTKTLTFSKLPPCLCIHIARTTWLPTGHAYKRQDFVHFPETLSMAPYSFVQPSLNSAMSTPWGSTMSLYSASLGAAAYEGMAGGGGTEQATPVGSVGSAFNFGSYTFGAMFPKNLYRLLAVIVHSGEANSGHFITYRRGALRNSHKWYYTSDTVVREVTIEEALSAPAYMLFYDRGPSSSKYAQAGGVGGPGPSGMGH